Proteins from a genomic interval of Fusarium oxysporum Fo47 chromosome I, complete sequence:
- a CDS encoding ribosomal protein S8: protein MPSVTNIANMCSHLQNASKARLGITSVKNCKYNLQLALALHRSGFFSAIYRSGPHPPTLEQMVSEPPVRVTNANVARMRLWLGLKYWDGKPVLGKANAISTPKRLMTANIAELARLARGFPTKVDGGVVPGLNLGECMFVSTSKGMLEVREALARKQGGLLVCRVS from the coding sequence ATGCCCTCAGTCACCAACATCGCGAACATGTGTTCGCATCTCCAAAACGCCTCTAAAGCCCGCCTGGGTATAACATCTGTCAAGAATTGCAAATACAACCTTCAACTCGCCCTCGCTCTTCACCGATCAGGTTTCTTCTCGGCAATCTACCGTTCCGGTCCTCATCCCCCAACGCTCGAGCAGATGGTTTCTGAGCCTCCAGTGCGTGTGACAAACGCCAACGTAGCCAGGATGCGCTTGTGGCTCGGCCTTAAGTACTGGGACGGTAAACCCGTCCTCGGAAAGGCCAACGCTATTAGCACGCCGAAGCGTCTTATGACGGCCAACATTGCGGAGCTGGCTAGATTGGCGAGAGGGTTTCCTACGAAGGTGGATGGTGGTGTCGTGCCGGGGTTAAATCTTGGCGAGTGCATGTTTGTGTCGACGTCGAAGGGTATGCTGGAAGTAAGGGAGGCACTCGCGAGAAAACAGGGTGGTCTGTTAGTATGCCGGGTTTCATAA